One window of Medicago truncatula cultivar Jemalong A17 chromosome 2, MtrunA17r5.0-ANR, whole genome shotgun sequence genomic DNA carries:
- the LOC11441739 gene encoding NAC domain-containing protein 96, which produces MAPMTLPPGFRFHPTDEELVAYYLERKITGRTIELDIIAEVDLYKCEPWDLPERSFLPSKDMEWYFYSPRDRKYPNGSRTNRATRGGYWKATGKDRAVNSQKKQVGMKKTLVYYKGRAPHGIRTNWVMHEYRLIESHPGASLSSLKDSYSLCRIFKKTIQIPTKTNEEEQVKDTKKEMTVFEEQVQGEDSSGGTEISREIMQTMDEKILNHDEHPKFLCDASSSDVTQGTCTPTETCNNIMTEDIHAQFAYDEENSSAISYPMGISYPSNLFQDIEIPMYGFYNQFPQTPLMMEDFSQMETKSIMKPDISQDCFLYDKYRDCMNGTLEEIISLCSSQDHSVAFPMP; this is translated from the exons ATGGCTCCAATGACTCTACCACCAGGATTCAGGTTCCACCCTACAGATGAAGAACTTGTTGCTTACTacttagaaagaaaaataacaggAAGAACTATAGAGCTTGATATCATTGCAGAAGTTGATCTCTATAAATGTGAACCTTGGGATTTACCAG AAAGATCATTTCTTCCTAGCAAGGATATGGAGTGGTATTTTTATAGTCCAAGAGATAGAAAGTATCCAAATGGGTCAAGAACAAATAGGGCAACAAGAGGTGGATATTGGAAAGCAACTGGAAAAGATAGGGCAGTAAACTCTCAAAAGAAACAAGTTGGAATGAAGAAGACACTTGTTTATTACAAAGGTAGAGCACCTCATGGGATTAGAACCAATTGGGTTATGCATGAATATCGACTTATTGAATCACATCCTGGTGCTTCTCTCTCCTCTTTGAAG GATTCATATTCATTGTGTCGAATTTTCAagaaaacaattcaaattccaacaaaaactaatgaAGAAGAACAAGTTAAGGATACAAAAAAGGAAATGACGGTCTTTGAAGAGCAAGTGCAAGGGGAAGACTCAAGTGGTGGCACTGAGATTTCAAGAGAAATAATGCAAACTATGGATGAAAAAATTCTTAATCATGATGAACATCCAAAATTTCTATGTGATGCTTCTTCATCTGATGTCACTCAAGGAACATGTACACCAACAGAGACATGTAATAATATAATGACAGAGGATATTCATGCACAATTTGCttatgatgaagaaaatagttCAGCTATTTCTTATCCAATGGGAATAAGCTACCCCTCAAATTTATTTCAG GATATAGAAATACCTATGTATGGGTTCTATAATCAATTCCCGCAAACACCTTTAATGATGGAAGATTTCTCACAAATGGAGACAAAATCAATAATGAAGCCTGATATATCTCAAGACTGCTTTTTGTATGACAAATACAGAGACTGTATGAATGGAACACTAGAAGAAATCATCTCTTTATGTTCCTCTCAAGATCATTCTGTGGCTTTTCCTATGCCATAG
- the LOC11446010 gene encoding uncharacterized protein DDB_G0290301, whose protein sequence is MARTKTTCPPSEDDSTPIDQSESSFQTAVDESNSSPLNETPVHTVLPDEIIPITKTTKPSNPKKAIKPKATRKSSRLRSGSSTSKTKTISHIDLTDSLEKDDGDETLSEFIKTSKAESKKKKGKTQVIETPPASETSEKDSSEEEEEKETTPPKKHGKGKDVKLIASLRKAEKEAKQSQRPVSKAKYFDFADLKKKNWNLREYTDSQDWSCFVSLQDLTFENLVREFYSSMKIKEKKKEKILISTVKGVEIKITKDFLSKALRIPNEGNELFFPSWFHEMKVSRNKLIVEYTKPDLPFNSTNLKDVPKILHNMIRHTLLPRSGTFEVVTDTDLCIMYHMITKKRLNLCYIILQHMTDSCLNPKQSNAALAYGMHITSILRSAKVNLEGEDGDYSFMRFTSKTLAQLHITTSSMPTPVSSQTTSSVKRHSVQNVKKPSKKRKLEKVRNLSSIQRQEEENSPEKEESDDEMADSPPKDGEPSDINLFQDIAENAKEILQQNAEDQNVEESEKEEDVAGQDKMQEEEEDVSQETEEEPTQDEPQVAAISEEELQNVDSTAAAEVQNVDTPPTEQLQKVNEVEENTEQTAQEVAYAVEEGSQENDQDMQDVAEILVSQRMSDGHDEMEPQEFEQAENQTGFDLNVEDPSSDVNVYQDAQPENNEEVLQEAHEMIQELQENPAITVQNVQTNASAEPSLPQENEMSADPIPQASGSLPSDEVHLMAQQTPQNQNLNFSTSTMESEVGKFFVSPLLTPSVLPSPITNKTTSKLPNIPDLFESLDTFVTKDGPSKDKVETSAPAPSTKISKAEKMAARALRVSTKTHKIACVLAKWTIDVHAPGLALDPPIFEDPSVFDSEPSSDSGDSTP, encoded by the coding sequence ATGGCACGAACCAAAACAACTTGTCCACCATCTGAAGATGATTCAACACCCATTGATCAATCTGAATCATCATTCCAAACCGCTGTTGATGAATCAAACTCATCCCCTCTGAACGAAACTCCTGTTCATACCGTACTCCCTGATGAAATTATCCCAATCACCAAAACCACTAAACCATCCAATCCAAAGAAAGCTATCAAACCTAAGGCAACAAGAAAATCCTCAAGACTTAGGTCTGGATCCTCAActtccaaaaccaaaacaatttctCATATTGACCTCACAGACTCATTAGAAAAAGATGATGGTGATGAAACTCTCTCTGAGTTCATAAAAACTTCAAAGGCTGAGtctaagaagaagaaaggaaagaCTCAAGTGATTGAAACCCCTCCTGCATCTGAAACTTCTGAGAAGGACTCAtcagaagaggaagaagagaaagaaacaaCTCCACCCAAGAAGCATGGCAAGGGAAAAGATGTCAAACTTATTGCATCTTTAAGGAAAGCTGAGAAGGAAGCTAAACAATCTCAGAGACCAGTGAGCAAAGCAAAATACTTTGACTTTGCAGATCTAAAGAAGAAAAACTGGAATCTACGAGAATACACTGATTCTCAGGATTGGTCTTGTTTTGTGTCACTTCAAGATCTCACCTTTGAGAATCTGGTGAGAGAGTTCTACAGCTCaatgaaaatcaaagaaaagaagaaagaaaagatcCTCATCTCCACTGTCAAAGGCGTTGAAATCAAAATCACCAAGGATTTTCTTTCAAAAGCTTTAAGAATTCCAAATGAAGGTAATGAACTTTTCTTTCCTTCCTGGTTTCATGAGATGAAAGTCAGTCGTAACAAACTCATAGTTGAGTACACCAAACCtgacctccctttcaattccaCAAATCTGAAAGATGTTCCTAAAATCCTTCACAATATGATTAGACACACTCTGCTTCCTAGAAGTGGCACTTTTGAAGTAGTCACTGATACAGATTTGTGTATCATGTATCATATGATCACAAAGAAAAGGTTGAACCTCTGTTACATCATTCTTCAACACATGACTGATTCATGTTTGAACCCCAAACAATCAAATGCTGCCCTTGCTTATGGTATGCATATCACTTCCATACTAAGATCTGCTAAGGTTAATCTTGAAGGAGAAGACGGTGATTACTCCTTCATGAGATTCACATCAAAAACTCTAGCTCAACTCCACATAACCACCTCCAGCATGCCTACTCCTGTGTCTTCTCAAACAACTAGCTCTGTCAAAAGACACTCAGTTCAGAATGTTAAGAAGCCAAGTAAGAAGAGAAAGCTTGAAAAAGTCAGGAATCTTTCAAGCATTCAAAGACAAGAGGAAGAAAACTCTCCTGAAAAAGAAGAGTCTGATGATGAAATGGCTGATTCCCCACCAAAGGATGGTGAACCCTCTGATATAAATCTTTTCCAAGATATTGCTGAAAATGCAAAGGAAATCCTTCAGCAAAATGCAGAAGATCAGAATGTTGAAGAGTctgagaaagaagaagatgttGCTGGTCAAGACAAGatgcaagaagaagaagaagatgtctCTCAGGAAACAGAAGAAGAACCAACTCAAGATGAACCCCAAGTTGCTGCAATCTCTGAAGAGGAACTTCAGAATGTTGACTCAACTGCTGCTGCtgaagttcagaatgttgatacTCCTCCTACTGAACAACTTCAGAAAGTTaatgaagttgaagaaaatactgAGCAAACTGCTCAAGAAGTTGCTTATGCTGTGGAAGAAGGATCTCAGGAAAATGATCAAGACATGCAAGATGTGGCTGAAATTCTTGTCTCTCAAAGAATGAGTGATGGACATGATGAAATGGAGCCTCAAGAGTTTGAGCAAGCTGAAAATCAAACTGGCTTTGATCTAAATGTGGAAGATCCAAGCTCAGATGTGAATGTGTACCAAGATGCACAGCCTGAAAACAATGAGGAAGTGCTTCAGGAAGCTCACGAAATGATTCAGGAACTTCAAGAAAATCCTGCAATCAcagttcagaatgttcagacAAATGCATCTGCTGAACCTAGCTTGCCTCAAGAGAATGAGATGTCAGCTGATCCTATTCCTCAAGCATCAGGATCACTTCCCTCTGATGAAGTTCACCTCATGGCTCAACAAACccctcaaaatcaaaatctgaaTTTCTCCACTTCTACCATGGAATCAGAAGTTGGAAAATTCTTTGTTTCTCCTCTGCTCACTCCAAGTGTATTGCCTTCTCCAATCACAAACAAAACCACTAGCAAGCTGCCTAACATTCCTGACCTTTTTGAATCTCTGGATACGTTTGTTACCAAAGATGGTCCTTCTAAGGACAAGGTTGAAACATCTGCTCCTGCTCCCTCCACCAAAATATCCAAAGCTGAGAAAATGGCTGCCAGGGCACTTAGGGTCTCCACCAAAACTCATAAGATTGCCTGCGTGCTAGCTAAGTGGACCATTGATGTTCATGCTCCTGGTCTGGCTCTTGACCCTCCTATTTTTGAAGATCCTAGTGTATTTGACTCTGAGCCCTCCTCTGACTCTGGGGATTCCACCCCTTAG